A window of the Tiliqua scincoides isolate rTilSci1 chromosome 5, rTilSci1.hap2, whole genome shotgun sequence genome harbors these coding sequences:
- the LOC136653922 gene encoding olfactory receptor 4N5-like → MEQGNHTVVTEFILQGLSQRWELQLFLCALLLLFYIIILPGNILIIVTIWNDPCLGSPMFFFLASLALLDICYSCVTPPKMMANLFSGHRTISYQACIAQIFFIHFLGGAEIFLLIAMALDRYVAICHPLRYATVMTRMACWTMVGSSWAGGFMHSIIQVFFILPLPFCGPNELDNFFCDVTQFIKLACTNTYMTEFIMFVSNSLVIVVGFIFLLISYGALLVKVRTGSRHGKSKASSTCISHIIIVFIMFGPAIYIYCRPFQNFPFDKTVAFFHTVVFPLMNPIIYTLRNKEIKAAMWKYLKKI, encoded by the coding sequence ATGGAGCAAGGAAATCACACAGTGGTGACGGAGTTCATTCTCCAGGGGTTATCACAGAGATGGGAGCTGCAGCTGTTCCTTTGTGCCCTCCTCCTACTCTTCTATATCATCATCCTACCTGGGAACATCCTGATCATTGTGACAATATGGAATGACCCCTGCCTGGGATCccccatgtttttcttcttggccAGTCTAGCCTTGCTGGACATCTGCTACAGCTGCGTCACCCCTCCCAAGATGATGGCAAATCTCTTCTCTGGCCACAGAACCATCTCCTACCAGGCCTGCATAGCTCAGATCTTTTTTATTCATTTCCTGGGTGGGGCTGAGATATTCCTTCTAATTGCCATGGCTCTggatcgctatgtggccatctgccacccactgcgtTATGCCACTGTAATGACCAGGATGGCTTGCTGGACGATGGTGGGAAGTTCATGGGCCGGAGGCTTCATGCATTCCATTATCCAGGTCTTTTTCATCCTTCCACTTCccttctgtggccccaatgagttggacaatttcttctgtgatgTCACCCAGTTCATCAAGCTGGCTTGCACCAATACCTACATGACAGAGTTCATTATGTTTGTCAGCAACAGCCTGGTCATTGTCGTAGGCTTCATCTTCCTCCTCATCTCCTATGGGGCCCTGCTGGTCAAAGTGAGGACAGGTTCCAGACATGGGAAGAGCAAAGCCTCCTCCACATGCATTTCCCACATCATCATTGTATTTATCATGTTTGGTCCTGCCATCTACATCTACTGCCGCCCATTCCAGAACTTTCCATTTGACAAGACTGTGGCCTTCTTCCACACTGTGGTCTTCCCTTTGATGAACCCCATAATATACACACTGAGGAACAAAGAGATCAAAGCTGCTATGTGGAAATACCTGAAAAAAATATAG